A single genomic interval of Aureliella helgolandensis harbors:
- a CDS encoding ExbD/TolR family protein, with protein sequence MALRFQCPACKAVKAANPRLLGREIACPACGAPVQLPSQAQIDEEQRERAEHKRQLAALATVMKQTTTASVVEEVESAESIEHRMAAEERALAANSANFVRPKPPAGEDMDMTPMVDVTFLLLIFFMITASFSVQKSIPRPPPRAEDPSTQVTPDPEDQQDLVTVQVDEFNAYNIITPDWDRICGSKQDLIVALNEAHSGGTPGSQPVKLVIQAHEDCIHGAVIAALDAGREAQFANFEVSTVEQFD encoded by the coding sequence ATGGCGCTTCGATTTCAATGTCCTGCTTGTAAGGCTGTTAAGGCGGCAAATCCGCGTTTGCTGGGACGCGAGATCGCCTGTCCAGCTTGCGGTGCGCCGGTGCAATTGCCCTCTCAAGCACAGATCGATGAAGAGCAGCGGGAGCGAGCTGAGCATAAGCGTCAGCTGGCTGCACTCGCTACGGTTATGAAGCAGACGACGACCGCGTCGGTCGTTGAGGAAGTTGAGTCGGCGGAGAGCATTGAGCATCGCATGGCAGCCGAAGAGCGTGCGCTGGCCGCCAACTCGGCAAACTTTGTTCGTCCCAAGCCTCCTGCGGGGGAGGATATGGATATGACGCCGATGGTCGACGTAACCTTTCTGCTGCTGATCTTCTTTATGATTACCGCTTCCTTTAGCGTACAAAAGAGCATTCCACGCCCTCCACCGCGCGCCGAAGACCCGAGCACGCAAGTGACTCCAGATCCAGAAGATCAACAGGATCTGGTAACGGTGCAAGTCGATGAATTCAACGCCTACAATATTATTACTCCTGATTGGGACCGGATTTGTGGCAGTAAGCAGGATTTGATCGTTGCCCTAAACGAGGCGCACTCTGGCGGAACGCCTGGAAGCCAGCCGGTCAAGCTGGTGATTCAAGCGCATGAAGATTGCATTCACGGAGCGGTGATTGCTGCCTTGGATGCCGGACGCGAGGCTCAATTTGCAAACTTTGAAGTAAGCACCGTCGAGCAATTTGACTAA
- a CDS encoding ExbD/TolR family protein — protein sequence MSNATLEPYVDDEQDESTEFLQPRAPTSDDELDITPMIDITFLLLIFFLVSSKMTAEQAVPLPPAKHGSLVSPKESVIVIMKRGTGDEAEVQKSDGTPFSSDIEQQNAEVAEYIQQGLDSGKKHVIIRAEETVRHGEIGRVSEAIGESMEEGQMINIAVMEQG from the coding sequence ATGTCCAACGCGACTCTAGAACCCTATGTTGATGATGAACAGGACGAAAGTACCGAGTTCCTACAGCCTCGCGCACCGACGAGCGACGATGAGTTGGATATCACTCCCATGATTGATATTACCTTCTTATTGCTGATTTTCTTCTTGGTCTCCTCAAAAATGACTGCCGAGCAAGCGGTCCCCCTGCCGCCTGCCAAGCATGGTTCACTGGTGTCGCCCAAAGAGTCGGTGATCGTCATTATGAAGCGTGGAACAGGAGATGAGGCTGAGGTTCAGAAGTCCGATGGCACACCCTTTTCAAGTGATATTGAACAGCAGAACGCGGAAGTGGCGGAGTACATTCAGCAGGGATTGGATTCTGGCAAGAAGCATGTGATCATTCGCGCCGAGGAGACGGTACGGCATGGCGAGATAGGACGCGTTAGTGAGGCGATCGGAGAGTCGATGGAAGAGGGGCAGATGATCAACATAGCGGTTATGGAACAAGGCTAA
- a CDS encoding MotA/TolQ/ExbB proton channel family protein has product MPQTVYDWIGLADYCALAAVALFGAYCCLLVWTRVGQKWFKTEEEQDAFLDSIEADLQAGNFEAVEEACEGDPRAVAMLVSLGVQNRHLGYAKVKQLLTERFRRDVLAELENNISWVTTVVKTAPMLGLFGTVTGMIGAFATLASAASVEPTKLAKDINVALYTTAIGLSIAIPLVMALNAVNNRIRHMEELVGSGVTRFLEAFRIGLARREKRSA; this is encoded by the coding sequence ATGCCGCAGACTGTCTACGATTGGATTGGACTCGCTGACTATTGTGCGTTGGCTGCCGTTGCTCTGTTTGGCGCCTACTGTTGCTTGCTCGTATGGACGCGAGTTGGGCAGAAGTGGTTCAAGACGGAGGAAGAGCAGGATGCATTCTTGGATTCTATCGAAGCCGACTTGCAGGCCGGCAATTTCGAGGCGGTCGAAGAGGCCTGCGAGGGGGATCCTCGAGCTGTCGCCATGTTAGTCAGCTTGGGCGTCCAGAACCGCCATCTGGGCTACGCTAAGGTGAAGCAATTGCTAACCGAACGCTTTCGTCGCGACGTGTTGGCTGAATTAGAAAACAATATTAGCTGGGTCACCACGGTGGTGAAGACCGCTCCGATGCTCGGCTTGTTCGGTACGGTAACTGGGATGATTGGCGCCTTTGCGACGCTGGCGTCTGCTGCGAGTGTTGAGCCCACGAAATTGGCAAAAGACATTAATGTGGCACTTTATACCACTGCCATCGGGCTGAGCATCGCTATCCCCTTGGTGATGGCGCTCAATGCCGTGAACAATCGAATCCGCCACATGGAAGAATTGGTGGGATCGGGTGTCACGCGTTTCCTGGAAGCCTTTCGCATCGGATTAGCTCGTCGAGAAAAGAGATCCGCTTAG
- a CDS encoding tyrosine-type recombinase/integrase: protein MRTNPPSYRKHKASGKAVVTLNGRDHYLGKHGSADSKRAYARLIAEWAACQESPTFGIQSHEVTVKQLIASSLSYLRKRHGKGKNSEYHRVLPAYAALKELYSDLEAMKFGPLEYRAVRHNLHNGTRSRQYINTLMKRVRSLFRWSASEGILPVSISQTLETVIPLRPGETPAKETKRVLPVAQAHVDAVLAVAPKVLADMIRVQLLCGCRPGEVCQLTPGMIDRRDEVWIATLENHKTAYRGKQREIFFGPRAQEILLPYLVRAATSPIFSPAEALRQRLEERAQNRRTPNNCGNRPGYTARTRRGGKVTSTPPGDAYETGSYGQAIGYACKKAGIPKWSPNQLRHLAATRLREQYGLDAAQVILGHSEVTVTQIYAEQNRSKGIGIAQQAG from the coding sequence ATGCGAACGAACCCGCCTTCTTACCGCAAGCACAAAGCCAGTGGCAAAGCCGTCGTCACCCTCAACGGACGCGACCACTATCTAGGAAAACACGGCTCCGCAGACAGCAAGCGAGCCTACGCCCGCCTAATCGCAGAGTGGGCAGCCTGCCAAGAATCCCCAACCTTTGGAATTCAGTCGCACGAAGTCACCGTCAAGCAACTGATCGCTTCCAGCCTTTCCTACCTCCGCAAACGCCACGGTAAAGGCAAGAACAGCGAATACCACCGCGTTCTACCAGCCTACGCCGCCCTAAAAGAGCTATACTCGGATCTAGAGGCCATGAAGTTCGGCCCACTTGAGTATCGTGCGGTCCGACATAATCTCCACAACGGGACGAGAAGCCGGCAGTACATCAATACCCTGATGAAGCGGGTGCGATCCTTATTCCGCTGGAGTGCGAGCGAGGGAATACTACCGGTTTCAATCTCCCAGACACTCGAGACCGTAATCCCATTGCGCCCCGGCGAAACACCCGCCAAGGAAACGAAACGAGTCCTACCGGTCGCCCAGGCTCACGTCGATGCGGTTCTAGCAGTGGCACCTAAAGTTCTAGCCGACATGATTCGCGTGCAGCTTCTGTGCGGTTGCCGGCCGGGAGAGGTGTGCCAACTGACTCCCGGCATGATCGACCGCAGGGACGAAGTTTGGATTGCAACTCTCGAAAACCACAAGACTGCCTACCGCGGAAAGCAGCGGGAAATCTTCTTCGGCCCTAGAGCTCAAGAAATTCTGCTGCCTTACCTAGTTCGAGCCGCGACCAGCCCGATCTTTTCCCCGGCCGAAGCGCTCCGCCAACGGCTTGAGGAGCGAGCCCAGAACCGCCGGACGCCGAACAACTGTGGAAACCGTCCAGGCTACACCGCCAGAACTCGCCGGGGAGGAAAGGTAACCTCCACCCCACCCGGCGATGCTTACGAAACGGGGAGCTACGGGCAAGCCATTGGCTACGCATGCAAAAAGGCCGGCATTCCCAAGTGGTCTCCCAACCAACTCAGGCACCTAGCAGCAACGCGTCTGCGGGAGCAGTACGGTCTCGATGCAGCACAAGTCATCCTAGGGCATTCGGAGGTTACTGTAACTCAGATCTACGCGGAGCAGAACCGCTCGAAGGGAATCGGAATAGCCCAACAAGCCGGCTAG
- a CDS encoding SAM-dependent methyltransferase, with product MAVVLPHGALFRTGKEGVIRKKLLSMDILDAVIGMGPNLFYGTGLAACIMVFRKTKPAKRRKQILIVDASSQFKKGRAQNEMLSSHVDQIFQWYRDYQDVEGVARCVSLNEIKENDWNLNIPRYIEPVIEEETITVAEAIENLKVSLNAAYEAEDKLKTLLNDAGLQGGGENLR from the coding sequence GTGGCCGTCGTGCTTCCCCACGGCGCACTCTTCCGGACGGGCAAGGAAGGAGTCATCCGCAAGAAACTCTTGAGCATGGACATCCTCGACGCGGTCATCGGCATGGGACCGAATTTGTTCTACGGAACCGGGCTGGCCGCCTGCATCATGGTGTTTCGCAAAACGAAACCGGCCAAACGAAGGAAGCAAATCCTGATCGTCGACGCGTCCAGCCAATTCAAGAAAGGCCGCGCACAAAACGAGATGCTCTCGAGCCATGTGGATCAGATATTCCAATGGTATCGCGACTATCAAGATGTCGAAGGCGTCGCCCGCTGCGTCTCGCTCAACGAGATCAAAGAAAACGACTGGAATCTGAACATTCCGAGATACATCGAACCGGTGATCGAAGAAGAAACAATCACCGTTGCCGAAGCAATCGAGAATTTAAAAGTCAGCTTGAACGCTGCGTATGAAGCCGAAGATAAACTGAAAACACTACTCAACGACGCTGGTCTACAAGGTGGTGGAGAAAACTTACGATGA
- a CDS encoding NB-ARC domain-containing protein yields MKINATRLTLYALLGAVEDDLREILVSNLGETIPLHEILEPGALERCKERALNDGLATVHLSDAIYYLDLGDLCPTCNSNANFFSPDTADYIKQKTALISKLIAIRNRVCHFRPLLGTDFTNVFEAAQALADDDNLMWDALRNCLDKLAHDAGFVLSLKIPSWDVSENAIPHNLPNPDFDETGFIGRQTQLKELKSLIDGHWNVISLIGEGGLGKTAIALQAAYHVVDNCADKYDAVVWVTSKTTVLTSHEIRQIEGAITNSLDLVFKAIHGIGENTDQAKDPIEQLIELMTAFRVFLIVDNLETVLDDRMREFFGRLPDGSKVLVTSRIGIGAYDRPIKIPPFEVRESIELLRKMAKIHSLSTLTAYSNSRLEPYCKRMGNNPLHIKWFVLSVASGSSPEKALADPSLILEFCLSNVYEHLTSDAKSLVDILFFRKHNQTTSELSYLSEMAPIELRKRLNELLTANMAVSSSTALAGGFETTYGITELCRKYLARHHPLPQDRQKVLQRKRQQLVAEKEQQQQLEGGHFNVNSVEVKSNGDVVIAKLLSDALRHTKKHDFDSAFESSDQARELAPTFYETYRVSAWIKNASGDIVGAQEDYEEALELNPNSVKVLYFYAQFQLRAFDDAEAAERLLVKAAGHASDSPEIKLELARCNLYQSKFSKCREIALSVAERESNTERQRTIAFDLALQSEYRAAEAFLVRQEVQLSIAHIENFINLYLKIPAEFVDSKMQKHLSSMLPVPYRAFKYQSDSVSRERLDSIIEKLEELDPSNSLYEIQSGYVKTVKWDRDFGFIAVPGGPDVYFQKRDLIDRADWTDLTEGQPLKYRINSSIERPSAKMIRLVRDLQ; encoded by the coding sequence ATGAAGATAAATGCAACTCGATTGACACTCTACGCGTTACTGGGCGCCGTGGAGGACGATCTTCGCGAAATTCTTGTTTCCAATTTAGGTGAGACGATTCCTCTCCATGAAATACTCGAGCCAGGAGCACTGGAGAGGTGCAAGGAGCGAGCGTTAAACGACGGTCTCGCCACAGTCCATCTTAGTGATGCGATCTATTATTTAGATCTCGGAGACCTTTGCCCTACGTGCAATAGCAACGCAAACTTCTTTTCGCCAGATACAGCAGATTACATTAAGCAGAAGACGGCTCTGATCAGCAAATTGATTGCGATTAGAAATCGAGTTTGTCACTTCCGCCCCCTATTAGGAACTGACTTCACAAATGTCTTTGAAGCGGCACAAGCACTTGCCGATGACGACAATTTGATGTGGGACGCATTGAGGAATTGCCTTGATAAACTTGCTCACGATGCGGGTTTCGTATTGAGTTTGAAAATTCCATCTTGGGATGTCAGCGAAAACGCTATTCCGCACAACTTACCAAACCCAGACTTTGATGAGACGGGATTCATTGGACGACAAACGCAACTCAAGGAGTTAAAGTCACTAATCGATGGGCACTGGAATGTAATTTCGCTTATCGGTGAAGGCGGATTGGGCAAAACAGCAATTGCCTTGCAGGCAGCCTATCACGTTGTTGACAACTGCGCGGATAAATACGACGCAGTCGTCTGGGTAACATCCAAGACGACGGTGTTGACCTCGCACGAAATCAGGCAGATTGAAGGAGCGATCACGAACTCATTGGATTTAGTGTTTAAGGCAATCCATGGGATTGGTGAGAACACAGATCAGGCGAAAGACCCCATCGAGCAATTGATTGAATTAATGACCGCATTTAGGGTTTTTCTGATTGTCGATAATCTAGAGACCGTTCTTGATGACCGAATGCGTGAGTTCTTCGGTAGATTGCCGGATGGATCAAAAGTTCTCGTCACGTCGCGTATTGGTATCGGTGCGTACGACCGCCCCATCAAAATACCTCCGTTTGAAGTCAGGGAGTCAATCGAGCTGCTTCGGAAGATGGCAAAAATCCACAGTCTTAGCACCCTAACTGCCTATTCAAATTCCAGGCTTGAGCCCTACTGCAAACGCATGGGGAATAATCCGCTTCATATCAAGTGGTTTGTACTCTCTGTAGCATCTGGATCCTCACCGGAGAAAGCTCTTGCTGACCCTAGTTTGATTCTTGAATTCTGCTTGTCCAATGTGTATGAGCACCTCACCAGCGACGCTAAGTCTCTCGTTGATATACTGTTTTTTCGCAAACACAATCAAACGACATCAGAGCTTTCATATTTGAGTGAAATGGCTCCGATTGAACTGCGCAAGCGGCTCAATGAATTGCTCACAGCTAATATGGCTGTGAGCTCGAGCACGGCGCTGGCAGGTGGCTTTGAGACTACATACGGAATTACTGAGCTCTGCCGTAAGTACTTGGCACGGCACCATCCGCTTCCGCAAGATCGTCAAAAAGTGCTACAACGAAAGCGTCAGCAACTAGTGGCCGAGAAAGAGCAGCAGCAACAATTGGAAGGTGGACATTTCAACGTAAATTCAGTCGAAGTAAAGTCAAATGGAGATGTTGTTATCGCAAAACTGCTTTCGGATGCGCTTCGCCATACGAAAAAACACGACTTCGATTCGGCTTTTGAGTCATCAGATCAAGCGAGAGAGCTTGCACCAACATTCTATGAAACCTATCGAGTGTCCGCGTGGATAAAGAACGCGTCGGGAGACATTGTTGGTGCTCAAGAGGACTATGAGGAAGCTCTGGAACTCAATCCAAACTCGGTCAAAGTCTTATACTTCTACGCGCAGTTTCAGTTGCGAGCTTTCGATGACGCAGAAGCTGCGGAGAGGCTGTTAGTTAAGGCAGCAGGGCATGCCTCTGATTCCCCGGAGATCAAGCTCGAGTTGGCGCGGTGCAATCTCTACCAAAGCAAGTTCTCTAAATGCAGGGAGATCGCCCTTAGCGTAGCCGAACGCGAAAGTAACACTGAACGACAACGAACGATTGCATTTGATCTAGCACTTCAATCGGAGTATCGGGCTGCCGAAGCATTCCTAGTAAGGCAAGAGGTACAGCTTTCAATAGCCCACATTGAAAACTTCATCAATCTATACCTCAAGATACCTGCCGAGTTCGTTGATTCCAAGATGCAGAAGCATCTATCCAGCATGCTTCCTGTTCCTTACCGTGCTTTCAAGTATCAGTCCGACTCGGTTTCTCGCGAGAGGCTGGATTCGATTATTGAGAAGCTTGAAGAACTTGATCCTAGTAACTCTTTATAC